In Gemmata obscuriglobus, a single genomic region encodes these proteins:
- the ung gene encoding uracil-DNA glycosylase, giving the protein MGKKKKPVETSSLFDEDQPKPPAPELAPQPVAEELPPLPPGVPGLPADLDPSWHKALDPETRKPYWADLVRFIVEERKTQTVFPPAPDVFNAFRFTPLDKVKVLILGQDPYHGPGQAHGLCFSVRPGIATPPSLRNIYKELESDLGIPPVKHGYLAEWARRGVLMLNACMTVRKGQANSHKDKGWEKFTDAAISAVSAQPRRVVFVLWGSYAQKKIPLIDQKKHVVVKSAHPSPFSEHLFFGTKPFSKVNEVLEAAGEEPIDWRLPEKAEE; this is encoded by the coding sequence ATGGGCAAAAAGAAGAAACCCGTTGAGACTTCGTCCCTGTTCGATGAAGACCAGCCGAAGCCGCCCGCACCAGAACTGGCCCCCCAACCTGTGGCCGAAGAGTTGCCCCCGCTCCCGCCCGGCGTGCCGGGACTCCCCGCCGACCTCGACCCGTCCTGGCACAAGGCCCTCGATCCCGAAACGCGGAAGCCGTACTGGGCCGATCTCGTTCGGTTCATCGTCGAAGAGCGCAAAACGCAGACCGTGTTTCCCCCGGCACCGGACGTGTTCAACGCGTTCCGGTTCACCCCGCTCGACAAGGTGAAGGTTCTGATCCTCGGACAGGATCCGTACCACGGCCCGGGGCAGGCGCACGGACTGTGCTTCTCGGTCCGGCCCGGGATCGCGACACCGCCGTCGCTCCGCAACATCTACAAGGAACTCGAAAGCGACCTCGGCATCCCGCCGGTCAAGCACGGCTACCTGGCCGAGTGGGCGCGGCGCGGCGTTCTGATGCTCAACGCCTGCATGACCGTGCGGAAGGGACAGGCCAACTCGCACAAGGACAAGGGGTGGGAGAAGTTCACCGACGCCGCGATTTCGGCCGTGAGCGCCCAGCCCCGCCGGGTGGTGTTCGTGCTGTGGGGCTCGTACGCGCAGAAGAAGATCCCGCTCATCGACCAGAAGAAGCACGTGGTGGTGAAGTCGGCGCACCCCTCGCCGTTCTCGGAGCACCTGTTCTTCGGGACCAAGCCGTTTTCGAAGGTCAATGAGGTGCTCGAGGCCGCGGGTGAGGAACCGATCGACTGGCGACTGCCGGAAAAGGCAGAGGAGTAA
- a CDS encoding NUDIX domain-containing protein translates to MKPNTHCGFCGAAFAPNQPWPRTCAGCARTSYRNPVPVAVCLLPIDDGLLCVRRTIPPGVGRLALPGGYIDFAETWQQAAARELFEETGLRVDPTEIEHVRTLSSDRVDGVLLVFGRARPRPAGALKGFTPTPETSELVVIREATDLAFPLHTQVVAEFFTR, encoded by the coding sequence ATGAAACCCAACACGCACTGCGGCTTTTGCGGGGCCGCGTTCGCCCCCAACCAACCCTGGCCGCGGACCTGCGCCGGCTGCGCCCGCACCTCTTACCGGAACCCGGTCCCGGTCGCGGTGTGCCTGCTGCCGATCGACGACGGCCTCTTGTGCGTCCGCCGGACGATCCCGCCGGGGGTGGGCCGGCTCGCGCTGCCCGGCGGGTACATCGACTTTGCGGAGACGTGGCAGCAAGCCGCCGCCCGCGAGTTGTTCGAGGAAACCGGCTTGCGGGTCGATCCGACCGAGATCGAGCACGTCCGCACGCTCAGCTCCGATCGTGTCGACGGGGTGCTGCTCGTGTTCGGCCGCGCCCGCCCCCGACCGGCAGGCGCGCTGAAGGGCTTCACGCCGACGCCCGAAACTTCCGAACTGGTCGTAATCCGTGAGGCCACGGACCTGGCGTTCCCGCTCCACACTCAGGTGGTGGCCGAGTTCTTCACCCGCTGA